A DNA window from Zingiber officinale cultivar Zhangliang chromosome 3A, Zo_v1.1, whole genome shotgun sequence contains the following coding sequences:
- the LOC122051162 gene encoding putative pentatricopeptide repeat-containing protein At5g37570, which yields MAVKPKTAARTSSRYLDHLLLSLRNRSRLPARIWPDDDRHHLPQPPSSSVAAAAAAAIPVGDDSQPPPPLKLSHPLLRALEASGPASTPRFSQTLARIVISGLSRHRLAAGRLVKPLCASPSSIPLAVALFSGVDDPDAFLSNIILRAYINFDQPHQALDFFRRYALPSSVPPNHFTFPLLAKLLAELGLAREGPCIHALASRLGFEFDLYVRNSFIHMYSSLGDVDSARKLFDLDLDSDIVTWNSMIDGYIKNGMVDYARSLFDHMPETDLVTWNVMIAGHTGVGEMDAADHLFVKMPERDSVTWNTLLDGYARKGEIASARQLFDKMPIKNLVSWNIMLALCSRIKDYRECLKLFDSMIAIEDAKPDNATLVSVLTACAHLDDLVRGKWIHSLIMDRSETIRPDVLLSTALVNMYSKCGDMSSAAEVFDSMEERSVATWNSMIIGYGLHGNGEKALELFIEMEKAGQDLNETTFVCILSACAHGGMIMEGWWCFDRMVRIYKIQPRPDHFGCMLDLLGRAGFLSVSKKLVDGLLIEPVPALLGALMSACSTHCNWKLGEIIGKKLIEMKSQEIGPYVLLSNIYAAQGKWDDVAKLREMMNKNSLQNGVGFSLVSSVLENNGSVGKRNMILSMLCEMGSSIKMSLYNH from the coding sequence ATGGCTGTTAAACCCAAAACTGCGGCCCGAACATCGTCTCGCTATCTCGACCACCTCCTCCTCTCCCTCCGCAACCGAAGCCGTCTCCCCGCCCGCATATGGCCCGATGACGACCGCCATCATCTCCCCCAACCTCCCTCCTCCTCCGTCGCCGCGGCTGCCGCCGCCGCCATCCCCGTAGGCGATGACTCTCAACCGCCTCCTCCTCTCAAGCTCAGCCACCCTCTCCTCCGCGCGCTCGAAGCATCTGGCCCCGCCTCCACGCCTCGATTCTCTCAGACCCTGGCGCGGATCGTCATATCAGGTCTCTCTCGCCACCGCCTCGCTGCTGGCCGCCTCGTCAAGCCCCTTTGCGCCTCCCCGTCCTCCATCCCCCTCGCCGTGGCTCTCTTCTCCGGCGTGGACGACCCTGACGCCTTCCTCTCCAACATCATCCTCCGCGCCTATATCAACTTCGACCAGCCCCACCAAGCTCTCGATTTCTTCCGCCGCTACGCGCTTCCTTCCTCAGTTCCTCCCAACCACTTCACTTTTCCACTCCTCGCAAAACTACTCGCGGAGCTTGGACTTGCTCGAGAAGGGCCGTGCATCCATGCCCTGGCTTCCAGACTGGGTTTTGAGTTCGATTTGTACGTTCGAAACTCTTTCATCCACATGTACTCCTCTCTGGGCGATGTCGACTCCGCCAGAAAGCTCTTCGATTTAGACCTCGATTCAGATATTGTCACCTGGAATTCCATGATCGATGGGTACATCAAGAATGGGATGGTTGACTATGCTCGTAGCCTGTTCGATCATATGCCTGAGACGGATTTGGTCACCTGGAATGTGATGATTGCAGGTCATACCGGGGTTGGAGAAATGGATGCAGCAGATCATCTCTTTGTAAAAATGCCTGAGAGGGATTCTGTTACATGGAACACTTTGCTTGATGGATATGCCAGGAAGGGGGAAATTGCATCTGCAAGGCAGCTTTTTGATAAGATGCCTATCAAGAATTTGGTGTCTTGGAATATCATGTTGGCTCTTTGTTCTCGTATCAAAGATTATCGAGAATGTTTGAAGTTGTTTGATAGTATGATTGCCATTGAAGATGCGAAGCCCGACAATGCCACTTTGGTCAGTGTCCTCACAGCCTGTGCACATTTAGACGATCTTGTTCGGGGAAAGTGGATTCATTCGTTGATCATGGACAGATCAGAAACAATCAGGCCTGATGTTTTACTCTCAACTGCACTCGTAAATATGTATTCCAAGTGTGGAGATATGAGTTCGGCTGCTGAAGTCTTTGATTCGATGGAAGAGCGAAGCGTAGCCACATGGAACTCTATGATTATTGGTTACGGTTTGCATGGCAATGGTGAGAAGGCTCTCGAGTTGTTCATCGAAATGGAGAAGGCGGGGCAAGATCTCAATGAGACTACCTTTGTGTGCATTCTGAGTGCATGTGCCCATGGGGGAATGATAATGGAAGGATGGTGGTGCTTCGATCGTATGGTTCGCATTTATAAGATTCAACCTAGACCAGATCATTTTGGTTGCATGCTGGATCTTCTCGGTCGAGCGGGCTTCTTGAGCGTCTCAAAGAAACTAGTTGATGGACTACTGATTGAGCCAGTGCCAGCCTTGTTGGGGGCTCTGATGTCAGCTTGCAGCACTCACTGCAACTGGAAGCTCGGGGAGATTATCGGCAAGAAGTTGATCGAAATGAAGTCTCAAGAGATTGGACCATATGTGCTGTTATCTAATATATATGCGGCACAAGGCAAATGGGATGATGTAGCGAAGTTAAGGGAGATGATGAATAAGAATAGTTTACAAAATGGTGTGGGTTTTAGCTTAGTGAGCAGTGTATTGGAGAACAATGGCTCAGTTGGTAAGAGAAACATGATCCTCTCTATGTTGTGTGAGATGGGTAGCAGCATCAAGATGTCATTGTACAACCATTAG